A DNA window from Luteolibacter luteus contains the following coding sequences:
- a CDS encoding GbsR/MarR family transcriptional regulator, giving the protein MSKERELLKTVREEFVAQWGAMGSQWGINRTMAQIHALLMISPEPLSTDEVMEELQVSRGNAHTNLKDLVAWGLVRIVVKKGERREFFEAEKDVWQIFTTVTRERKKREIEPALAVLNHCAESTRDLTSPEAKAFHDQVRQLEEFVGFASKVADRIGSMKHGFAVQLAAKLLG; this is encoded by the coding sequence ATGAGCAAGGAACGTGAGCTACTCAAAACGGTGCGCGAGGAATTCGTCGCCCAATGGGGTGCGATGGGCTCGCAATGGGGAATCAATCGAACCATGGCCCAAATCCATGCGTTGCTAATGATTTCGCCCGAACCCCTCAGCACGGATGAGGTGATGGAGGAGCTGCAGGTGAGCCGGGGGAATGCCCATACCAACTTGAAGGATCTTGTCGCTTGGGGCCTCGTGCGGATTGTGGTGAAGAAGGGCGAACGGCGCGAATTTTTCGAGGCGGAGAAGGATGTGTGGCAGATCTTCACCACCGTCACACGGGAGAGGAAGAAGCGCGAGATTGAGCCCGCACTGGCCGTGCTTAATCACTGTGCCGAGAGTACTCGTGACCTCACTTCGCCGGAAGCGAAAGCTTTTCATGATCAAGTCCGCCAGTTGGAAGAGTTCGTTGGCTTTGCCTCGAAGGTGGCGGACCGGATCGGATCGATGAAGCACGGCTTTGCCGTTCAACTTGCCGCCAAGCTGCTCGGTTAG
- a CDS encoding TIGR01777 family oxidoreductase produces the protein MNPQIVIFAANGFLGRYLARHYQNQGREVVCVARSRDGWSGDGMFLEWDGKTLGPWALALEGAERVINLAGRNVNCRYDARNRREILESRIDSTRVIGQAISTCKIPPKLWINASSATFYRHAEDHGQDEWMGEPGEGFSVGVVQAWEEAFFAAAVPGATRKIALRIGMVLANEDGTVFDVLRHLTRRGLGGKMGKGSQRVSWIHMDDLLGSIDFLAADPLADGVFNLTTPEFPTNRELMQAFREQQGAPFGLPATELMLELGARLLKTETELVLKSRWADPRRLREAGFRWRWPHLDAALADLESRIGLEGFFRQPERRSAGVRIWTPGKRATASLR, from the coding sequence GTGAATCCGCAAATTGTGATATTCGCCGCGAACGGTTTTCTGGGCCGCTATCTGGCGCGCCACTATCAGAACCAAGGCCGTGAAGTGGTGTGTGTCGCCCGCAGCCGGGATGGCTGGAGCGGCGATGGCATGTTTCTTGAGTGGGATGGCAAGACGTTAGGCCCTTGGGCCTTGGCTCTGGAAGGCGCGGAACGGGTGATCAATCTCGCAGGCCGTAATGTGAACTGCCGCTACGATGCGCGAAACCGCCGGGAAATTCTGGAGTCGCGCATCGACTCGACCCGGGTGATCGGTCAAGCGATCTCGACCTGCAAGATCCCGCCGAAGCTCTGGATCAACGCCAGCTCGGCGACCTTCTATCGTCACGCCGAGGACCACGGACAGGATGAATGGATGGGCGAGCCCGGGGAGGGATTCTCGGTGGGTGTCGTCCAGGCATGGGAAGAAGCCTTCTTCGCCGCCGCTGTTCCGGGAGCGACCCGGAAGATAGCCCTGCGCATCGGCATGGTTCTCGCGAACGAGGATGGCACTGTCTTTGATGTGCTCCGTCATCTTACCCGCCGTGGTCTTGGTGGAAAGATGGGGAAGGGGAGCCAGCGGGTGAGCTGGATCCATATGGATGATCTCCTCGGGTCGATCGATTTTTTGGCAGCCGATCCGCTGGCCGACGGCGTTTTCAATCTGACGACGCCGGAATTTCCGACCAACCGCGAACTGATGCAGGCCTTCCGCGAACAGCAAGGCGCTCCTTTCGGCCTTCCGGCGACGGAACTGATGTTGGAACTTGGTGCGCGCCTGTTGAAGACGGAGACGGAACTCGTGTTGAAGAGTCGCTGGGCCGATCCGCGCCGACTCCGGGAAGCGGGCTTTCGCTGGCGCTGGCCGCATCTCGATGCCGCTTTGGCTGATCTTGAGAGTAGAATCGGGCTGGAGGGGTTTTTCCGCCAGCCGGAACGCCGCTCAGCCGGTGTCCGGATCTGGACTCCAGGAAAAAGAGCCACGGCATCGCTAAGATGA
- a CDS encoding AI-2E family transporter, with protein sequence MILLFAALVVVVAGLKAAQSFFVPVLLAFFIATVSYPVTGWLQRHRVPPAVSVILTVLVDFAFLAAVIVLGVTIIGDLQEKWDAEYYDLTRAKIQDASTSVAGKLEEWGVEDGAEKVQEFTTENLAELRNIKFSTILSFGTGVVGRLLTFFASFGVVIVLTVFMLSEAQGFSRRFGAIRAARGPNFDRLASAMLDTQRYLGIKTVISLATGVLAGILCWVAGLDFFLLWGILAFVMNFIPVVGSLIASVPPILLALIAKDGGTTDAIVVAGGYGLINMFLDNFVQPMLLGRRFGLSILVVVLCVLFWGWLWGLIGIILAVPLTMILKVVLDNSDEFRWVAVAIGQENQRNGANPAINGSPGEKTASAPPGATEVQGG encoded by the coding sequence ATGATCCTGTTGTTCGCCGCGCTGGTCGTGGTGGTGGCGGGCTTGAAAGCGGCACAGTCCTTTTTCGTGCCCGTGCTGCTGGCCTTCTTCATTGCGACGGTGAGCTATCCCGTGACCGGCTGGCTGCAGCGGCATCGGGTCCCTCCGGCGGTCTCCGTGATTCTCACGGTTTTGGTCGACTTCGCTTTCCTCGCCGCGGTCATCGTGCTCGGCGTGACCATCATCGGTGACCTTCAGGAGAAGTGGGATGCTGAATACTACGATCTCACGCGGGCGAAGATTCAGGATGCCAGTACCTCCGTGGCCGGGAAGCTGGAGGAATGGGGTGTGGAAGATGGCGCCGAAAAGGTGCAGGAATTCACCACCGAGAACCTCGCCGAGCTGCGGAATATCAAGTTTTCCACGATCCTTAGCTTTGGCACAGGCGTGGTAGGCCGCCTGCTCACCTTCTTTGCCAGCTTCGGCGTGGTGATCGTGCTGACGGTTTTCATGCTCTCCGAGGCTCAGGGATTTAGTCGCCGTTTCGGGGCGATCCGTGCTGCCCGGGGACCGAATTTCGATCGTTTGGCTAGTGCGATGCTCGATACCCAGCGCTACCTTGGCATCAAGACGGTCATCAGTCTGGCGACCGGGGTGTTGGCGGGGATCCTCTGCTGGGTGGCCGGTCTCGATTTCTTCCTGTTGTGGGGAATTCTCGCCTTCGTGATGAATTTCATCCCGGTGGTCGGTTCGCTGATCGCTTCCGTCCCGCCAATCCTCCTGGCCTTGATTGCCAAGGATGGCGGAACCACGGATGCAATCGTGGTGGCCGGTGGCTACGGGCTGATCAACATGTTCTTGGACAACTTCGTGCAGCCCATGCTGCTCGGACGCCGCTTTGGCCTTTCGATTCTGGTGGTCGTCCTCTGCGTTCTCTTCTGGGGCTGGCTCTGGGGTCTTATCGGCATCATCCTCGCCGTTCCTTTGACGATGATCCTCAAGGTCGTGCTGGATAATAGCGACGAGTTCCGCTGGGTCGCCGTGGCGATCGGTCAGGAAAACCAGAGAAATGGGGCAAACCCGGCCATCAATGGGAGTCCCGGCGAGAAAACCGCATCGGCTCCTCCGGGTGCGACCGAGGTGCAAGGAGGCTGA
- a CDS encoding COX15/CtaA family protein, with product MTRFQKFASAALVSVIVLIFVGAIVRVSGAGMGCPDWPRCWGRLIPPTSVEQVDITKLNFEKFRKAAARYDRDPETVTPEHILENFNAVHTWTEFVNRLSSFPVGFFSMATLVTALIRQRRRPWVRSASVVSVLLVGVNAWMGSQVVSSDLKPVVLTVHMALAMLLLMPLTFAAWRGCESPWLIAGDDTFRRKMRWIVGLLLALIFVEGVLGTQIRETNTHLARTHEGMGRAEWIGILEHTWTYLIHRSFSWVILGAAVGSWWLSKKVGKPGRTATGVLAVVIAQMVLGLIMARVEIHPVVQVLHLGLSGILLTLATLWFCGTFKPAPEAVRGA from the coding sequence ATGACCCGCTTTCAGAAGTTCGCCTCGGCTGCCCTCGTTTCGGTGATCGTCCTTATTTTTGTGGGGGCCATCGTCCGGGTGAGTGGAGCAGGGATGGGCTGTCCGGATTGGCCTCGTTGCTGGGGCCGTCTGATCCCGCCGACGAGCGTGGAGCAGGTGGACATCACGAAGCTGAACTTCGAGAAATTCCGGAAGGCGGCGGCGCGCTATGACCGCGATCCCGAAACGGTCACCCCTGAACATATCCTGGAGAATTTCAATGCAGTGCACACTTGGACGGAGTTTGTGAACCGTCTCAGCTCCTTCCCCGTGGGCTTCTTCTCGATGGCCACGCTGGTTACCGCGCTGATCCGCCAGCGTCGCCGTCCGTGGGTTCGGTCGGCATCGGTGGTTTCGGTGCTCCTAGTGGGGGTGAATGCATGGATGGGTAGCCAAGTGGTTTCCAGCGATTTGAAGCCCGTGGTGCTCACGGTACATATGGCTTTGGCGATGCTGCTTCTAATGCCGCTGACCTTTGCCGCGTGGCGTGGTTGCGAGTCGCCTTGGCTCATCGCGGGTGACGATACTTTCCGTCGAAAGATGCGTTGGATTGTCGGCCTGCTGCTGGCGCTGATCTTCGTCGAAGGCGTTCTCGGCACCCAGATCCGGGAAACGAATACCCATCTCGCCCGCACCCATGAGGGAATGGGTCGGGCCGAGTGGATCGGGATCCTGGAGCATACGTGGACCTACTTGATCCATCGTAGCTTTTCTTGGGTAATCCTCGGCGCTGCGGTCGGGTCTTGGTGGCTGTCAAAGAAGGTTGGAAAGCCGGGCCGCACGGCGACTGGTGTCTTGGCGGTGGTGATCGCCCAGATGGTGCTGGGCCTGATCATGGCACGCGTCGAGATTCACCCCGTGGTGCAGGTGTTGCACTTGGGGCTCTCCGGTATTCTTCTGACTCTGGCGACCCTTTGGTTCTGTGGAACCTTCAAGCCTGCCCCGGAGGCTGTCCGGGGCGCGTAA
- the ald gene encoding alanine dehydrogenase produces MNIGIPKEIKAQENRVSMIPASAGELVKRGHRVFVQAGAGAGASYSDEQYLAAGAEILPDADAVFSAAEMIVKVKEPQAEEIARLQPHHLLFTYLHLAAGKTLTETLVASGCTALAYETLEVNHRLPLLEPMSEIAGRMASIVGSYHLAKHNGGRGTLLGGVPGVAPGRVVVIGGGTAGVNAARVATGIGADVTILEVDFERMRFLDITMTGTHTVYSSEANLAELLPRVDLVIGAVLVPGARAPKLITRDMLKQMQPGSVFVDIAVDQGGCAETTRPTTHQAPTYVEEDVIHYCVANMPGAYSRTATQALNNVTQRWITLLADNGLAGAAKIRKEVLGAVNCAGGKLTCAPVGEAHGIPVVSAAEILGV; encoded by the coding sequence ATGAACATCGGCATCCCGAAGGAAATCAAAGCGCAGGAAAATCGCGTCTCCATGATCCCGGCCTCCGCCGGGGAACTCGTGAAACGCGGGCACCGCGTCTTCGTGCAGGCGGGAGCCGGCGCGGGCGCCAGCTACAGCGACGAGCAATACCTCGCCGCCGGGGCCGAAATTCTCCCGGATGCAGACGCGGTTTTTTCCGCTGCGGAAATGATCGTGAAGGTAAAGGAGCCGCAGGCCGAGGAAATCGCCCGGCTGCAGCCGCATCATCTGCTCTTCACCTACCTCCACCTCGCCGCGGGCAAGACGCTCACTGAGACGTTGGTGGCAAGCGGTTGCACGGCCTTGGCTTACGAAACCCTCGAAGTGAATCACCGTCTGCCGCTGCTGGAGCCGATGAGCGAAATCGCAGGCCGCATGGCCTCCATCGTCGGTTCCTATCACCTCGCCAAACACAATGGCGGTCGCGGCACCCTGCTCGGCGGCGTGCCTGGGGTAGCGCCGGGTCGCGTGGTGGTCATCGGTGGTGGCACGGCAGGTGTGAATGCTGCACGCGTTGCCACCGGTATTGGCGCGGACGTGACGATCCTTGAGGTAGACTTCGAGCGCATGCGTTTCCTGGATATCACCATGACCGGCACACACACGGTGTATTCCAGCGAAGCAAACCTCGCGGAACTTCTGCCACGGGTCGACCTCGTGATCGGTGCGGTCTTGGTCCCCGGGGCCCGCGCGCCGAAGCTGATCACTCGCGACATGCTGAAACAAATGCAGCCCGGCAGCGTCTTCGTGGACATCGCGGTTGACCAAGGTGGCTGTGCAGAGACCACACGCCCGACCACTCACCAAGCACCGACCTACGTCGAAGAAGACGTCATCCACTACTGCGTGGCCAACATGCCCGGAGCCTACTCCCGCACCGCAACGCAGGCGCTGAACAATGTGACCCAACGCTGGATCACCTTGCTTGCTGACAATGGTCTGGCCGGAGCAGCAAAGATCCGCAAGGAAGTGCTCGGCGCGGTGAACTGTGCCGGAGGCAAGCTGACCTGTGCACCGGTCGGTGAAGCTCATGGAATCCCGGTCGTTTCAGCGGCGGAGATTCTTGGCGTCTAA
- a CDS encoding LamG-like jellyroll fold domain-containing protein: MNRKICLIPGLALALAPHARSASVTLNAADALNTSSFNAALNWSNAAAPSAENDYIVNIQRLRTPATAGDYAFAGNSLTIGTTTGNLTYKTAGSHIITVNNLILSGGLIDHLQGSTETFTLAGNLNVTGTGSRIGATQGPVSITAPISGTGDLTFTGGNATYRTTISGTNTHTGNITVTGFVTAAETSALAFTIGASGVNNSISGAGNVAFNGTFNLNLTGASTTSGSTWTLVNTATLTETFGATFNIPGFTKTNNLWISADNVYAFSESSGVLSVVSGDGDNDGLPDLWELGTFGNLNQTGAGDADSDYATNLEEYTASTNPLDRNSFPDTENGTGDGMADAWEIFYFGNTSRLPDADADNDTFSNIEEFLANTNPNDAAWTPAKAKLAHRWSFNGNLNDSVGTSHAQVIDPDNDPLVGGSSTLSATDLLLVGGASGTSAYAQLGTNLLQGKKTPVTLEFWATQVAVQNWARIFDFGSGTTEYLFMSWTQGTNAATDQVEWIDAATTNSPNTNQPYTVGTQFHIVMTIEPGAGADSSTLVTWYSNPANGSDLGSAQGTFSTTNQLAFLNDTFNYLGRSQWAGDNVANARYDEMRIWSGALTPEEREFFHDAGPEVVNATDTDGDGLLDEWEVENFRSNAGESIATILAKYDGTDDPDGDYYDNASEFLDGTDPMDILSSFDADADGLPDGWEVFWFKEAGDEDLFAIISRFNGTDDPDSDGFSNVAERAAGTSPKNAVFTPLDTDGDQLIDSWEQFYFSDLDELASGNPDGDSGTNLQEQNAGSDPTQASSTITDIDGDGIVDTTEVFQPYTVDSDTLHLWHLDEVKAPAADAAAGRLSLNSLQDGAMMWTPSLAGFGTGLNPSAGRGTATGGVLSALPLAADTTDDATFSYAGADGAFTFEAIVRIDFDPAAAPASVVPMQIVTGENDADAGRVWQFRIVPIGGPGNTAGTAPLLEFINLHGATAVQSLTAPLPIGAATNAIAQGGWYHVAVTYSGTEATADNLKLYWTLLDPSRNQASQLASLQMTNDLLVSTACDLTIGNEGRSNGGSTDSFLGVLDEVRISSVARTAGQFLFVAGPDGDALDDAWEMQYFGGLGETETGDYDKDGTDNLTEYRLGLIPNSGTSRFAATRSTTGQIQWPSVTGVTFTIQRNTSLTGTWQDIATVPGTAGTASFTDPYPPAGKAFYRVVLK, translated from the coding sequence ATGAATCGGAAGATCTGTCTCATTCCCGGCCTGGCCCTTGCCCTCGCCCCGCACGCCCGGAGCGCCAGCGTCACGCTCAATGCTGCCGACGCGCTCAATACGAGTTCCTTCAACGCCGCCCTAAACTGGAGCAATGCCGCCGCCCCGTCCGCGGAGAACGATTACATCGTGAACATTCAGCGCCTGCGCACCCCGGCCACGGCAGGTGACTACGCCTTTGCCGGCAATTCCCTCACAATCGGCACGACCACCGGCAACCTGACTTACAAGACCGCCGGTTCGCACATCATCACCGTCAACAATCTGATCCTCTCGGGCGGACTGATCGATCACCTCCAGGGAAGCACGGAAACTTTCACTCTCGCTGGTAATCTCAATGTTACCGGCACCGGATCGCGCATTGGAGCCACGCAAGGTCCGGTGAGCATCACCGCCCCGATCAGCGGCACCGGTGATCTGACTTTCACCGGTGGCAATGCGACATATCGCACCACCATCTCCGGCACCAATACCCACACTGGTAACATTACCGTCACGGGCTTCGTTACTGCGGCGGAAACCAGCGCCTTGGCCTTCACCATCGGAGCCAGCGGCGTAAACAACAGTATCTCGGGAGCGGGCAACGTTGCCTTCAACGGTACTTTCAATCTGAACCTGACGGGTGCCAGCACCACTTCCGGCAGCACCTGGACCTTGGTGAATACCGCCACGCTCACGGAGACTTTCGGCGCCACCTTCAATATCCCCGGCTTCACCAAGACCAACAATCTCTGGATCTCCGCGGATAACGTCTACGCCTTCAGCGAGAGCAGCGGCGTGCTCAGCGTGGTCTCCGGCGATGGCGACAATGACGGCCTGCCCGACCTCTGGGAGCTTGGCACCTTCGGCAATCTCAACCAGACCGGTGCTGGAGATGCGGACAGCGACTACGCGACCAACCTTGAGGAATACACCGCATCCACCAATCCGCTCGACCGGAATTCCTTCCCGGATACCGAAAACGGAACCGGCGACGGCATGGCCGATGCTTGGGAAATCTTCTACTTCGGGAATACATCCCGCCTTCCGGACGCCGATGCGGACAATGACACCTTCTCGAACATCGAGGAGTTCCTGGCGAACACGAACCCGAATGATGCGGCATGGACTCCGGCAAAGGCAAAGCTCGCCCATCGCTGGAGCTTCAATGGCAACCTCAATGATTCCGTCGGCACCAGCCACGCGCAGGTGATCGATCCGGATAATGATCCGTTGGTCGGCGGATCATCCACCTTGTCCGCAACCGATCTCCTGCTTGTGGGTGGAGCGAGCGGAACCTCGGCTTACGCACAGCTCGGCACAAACCTGCTGCAAGGCAAGAAGACCCCTGTCACTCTGGAATTCTGGGCCACACAAGTAGCGGTGCAGAACTGGGCCCGGATCTTCGATTTTGGCAGTGGCACCACCGAGTATCTCTTCATGTCCTGGACGCAGGGCACGAATGCGGCGACCGATCAGGTCGAGTGGATCGATGCCGCGACCACCAATAGCCCGAACACCAACCAGCCCTACACCGTCGGCACGCAGTTCCACATCGTGATGACGATCGAGCCCGGTGCCGGCGCGGACAGCAGCACCTTGGTCACTTGGTATTCCAATCCGGCCAATGGTTCCGATCTGGGGAGCGCCCAGGGCACTTTTAGCACGACGAACCAACTCGCCTTCCTCAACGACACATTCAATTACCTCGGGCGCTCCCAATGGGCCGGCGACAATGTCGCGAATGCCCGCTATGATGAGATGCGGATCTGGAGCGGCGCGCTCACCCCTGAGGAGCGCGAGTTCTTCCATGATGCTGGCCCGGAGGTGGTCAATGCCACCGACACCGACGGGGACGGCCTGCTGGATGAATGGGAAGTGGAGAACTTCCGCTCCAACGCGGGAGAATCAATCGCAACCATTCTCGCGAAATACGACGGCACCGACGACCCCGATGGCGACTACTATGACAACGCCTCGGAGTTCCTCGATGGCACCGACCCGATGGACATCCTTTCTTCCTTCGACGCCGATGCCGACGGCCTGCCGGATGGATGGGAAGTGTTCTGGTTCAAAGAAGCCGGCGATGAAGACCTTTTCGCGATCATCTCACGTTTCAATGGCACGGACGATCCGGATAGCGATGGTTTCTCGAACGTCGCGGAGCGTGCTGCTGGAACCAGTCCCAAGAATGCGGTTTTCACGCCGCTCGATACCGATGGCGACCAGCTGATCGACTCTTGGGAGCAGTTCTACTTTTCCGATCTCGACGAGCTTGCGAGCGGCAACCCGGATGGGGACTCGGGCACGAACCTTCAGGAGCAAAATGCCGGGTCGGACCCGACTCAAGCCAGCTCTACGATCACCGATATCGACGGCGATGGAATCGTCGACACAACCGAGGTTTTCCAACCTTACACCGTGGATTCGGATACGCTGCATCTCTGGCACCTTGATGAGGTGAAGGCACCGGCAGCCGATGCTGCGGCCGGGCGGCTTTCCCTCAATAGCCTTCAAGATGGAGCAATGATGTGGACGCCCTCCCTCGCGGGTTTCGGCACGGGACTCAATCCCTCGGCTGGCCGCGGCACTGCCACCGGCGGCGTGCTTTCGGCACTGCCGCTGGCAGCAGACACCACGGACGATGCCACCTTCAGCTATGCGGGGGCGGATGGAGCTTTCACCTTTGAGGCAATCGTACGCATCGACTTCGATCCTGCGGCAGCTCCGGCGTCGGTGGTGCCAATGCAGATTGTCACCGGTGAAAACGACGCCGATGCTGGCCGCGTCTGGCAATTCCGCATCGTCCCGATCGGCGGCCCGGGAAATACCGCCGGCACCGCTCCCCTGCTGGAGTTCATCAACCTGCACGGCGCAACGGCAGTGCAATCGCTGACCGCGCCGCTACCGATCGGAGCAGCCACCAATGCCATCGCCCAAGGCGGCTGGTACCATGTGGCCGTGACCTATAGCGGAACCGAAGCCACCGCGGACAACCTCAAGCTTTACTGGACCCTGCTGGACCCATCCCGCAACCAAGCCAGCCAGCTTGCCTCGCTGCAGATGACCAACGATCTGTTGGTTTCAACCGCCTGCGATCTGACGATCGGCAATGAAGGCCGGAGCAACGGTGGCAGCACCGATAGCTTCCTCGGCGTGCTGGATGAAGTGCGCATCAGCTCGGTCGCACGCACGGCCGGCCAGTTCCTCTTTGTTGCCGGGCCGGATGGGGATGCCCTCGATGACGCGTGGGAAATGCAATACTTCGGAGGCCTCGGCGAAACCGAAACCGGCGACTACGACAAGGACGGCACCGACAACCTCACCGAGTATCGCCTTGGCTTGATCCCGAATAGCGGGACCTCGCGCTTCGCAGCAACGCGTAGCACAACCGGCCAGATCCAGTGGCCCAGCGTGACCGGTGTGACTTTCACCATCCAGCGTAACACTTCGCTGACCGGAACTTGGCAAGACATTGCCACGGTCCCCGGCACGGCGGGCACAGCCAGCTTCACCGATCCGTATCCACCAGCCGGCAAGGCCTTCTATCGGGTGGTCTTGAAGTGA